Genomic segment of Drosophila simulans strain w501 chromosome 2R, Prin_Dsim_3.1, whole genome shotgun sequence:
AATTGAAAGACCTTGTCTAATCTTTACTATAAAATTAGAGCTAACCCTTATCTGTTGCTCATTTTGATCAACTTTAGTTACTATCTAAGCACGTACAAATTGCAAACacccgaaatacaaataacaaaCTTTATTATCGATCAATTCAAACACTTTACAAGTAGCTTAGTTAGTTCCTTTGAGTTCTCTATTTGGGTGGATAATGCTGGAGTATTATAATTACTGTTGTGGTGGTGTGCGACTTATGGTTGTGGTTAGTGTGTAAGTGGGTATGCAGATCTCTACGATGGCCAACAATCCCATGCCACATGCGTGCATACGATCCGATCCGGGTGCATGCTGCGGGTTAGTCAAGGCTGCGGGCCATGATGAAGGCCACGATGACGGTCAGGATGGAGAAGGAGTAGCGCAGGGCGCCGGCGCCACCATCGCGACATGGCCACTCGTCCACATCCGAGCTGCAATTAGAAGGTGGAACAGGCGAACGGTGTAGTCTCGCGATCTCACAGATACAATTGGTGCGACAACGGATACGGATAGGGGTATGGCTGCGGATATGgatatgggtatgggtatggcgAGGGATAGCGCTGGAGTGGATAGACAACATGATCTTGTGGCTCCCCATGGGGCACATAGTACAGTGGCTGATGGCGTGGTGTTGATGGAGCAGGTGCAGGTGCAGGTACAGATGGGCCACTGGAAAACATACAATGTGAGTTGGATTGAACCCTGGTTGGACATCAGTAAACTTCCGATTCCAGCGGCTGTTGTTATTCCAATAGCCCCTTCTCTTGGCCAACCCACCGACTAATGCTAATGATATTAGTAAAAATGATAGGTAAGAAGGCGCTCTATGTCATACCTACCCACTCAGAAAAGCAACCCCAGCAAAGCGCGACAGTTTGTTTAGGCCATGAATGAGGTGGTAGAACACAAGTGGCACAGAGTATGCTAATGTTTAGCTTAGATTTCGgttaatttttgttgattttattacacacaaacacacacacaaacgaaGGGAGAATCGAGTGAGTCAGTGAACTGAGACAGTTAATTGAGGGAAATGTGTAAGCCAAACATGTAAGGGTGAGTGTGATTGTGGGTGGGAAATTTGggaaaattgggaaaacaTTTCATTAGTTACTGCGCCTGGAGTTACACAACTACACATAAAGTATTCGAGCAGCATATTGATTTGGCTGGCACATAGGAAGGGATATTTACTTGATGCCAATAACACCACAGGCTGAAAGAAtcgtttaaaacaaatatttgattatttttgcAATCACCGTTCTACACTGACTACTTACCAATGCGGCCGCCTGCATTGCCGGTCTTCTTGGAATCCGTATGGTTGCCCAGACCGAGATCATCCTCCAGTTCGTGGAGCACAACTCCCCTGCCAATGATGCCCAGCTTGCCAGTTAGGGTGATCACCTGATCCGTGTATGTGATGTCGATAATGCCCGTGGAGTTGGCCTCCAGGTTGCCCAGATCGCCAACATGACGCACCTCGTGATCGGGGCCACCGTGATCAACCTGAGACATAAAAGTCATATTAGTGATATTATAATTAAGACACCTAATCCTCATCTACCTTATCGGGGTTATAGTGAGCACCCATGCTGAGGCATCCATTGGTCAGATCTCCCTTCTCGTGGATGTGGAAGCCATGCTTGCCCTCCTTCAATCCCTCCAGCTGGACGCGCACATGGACATTCTGGCCACAGTCGTTCTGCGTAAAGGTCACGTTGCCCTTGACCTGGGTGTTATCCGATTGCACGGGTCCGATCAGATAGGCAATGGCTTGAATGGGCATATTGCGCTGCAAAGTAAGTGCAGTGTCCTAATTATAAGTGGATTTTCAAATTATCGAGATTTTATATAACTTACCGTCTGCGCAGCAGAGCAAATTGTGGCGCAAAGTGCCAGGCTAACAACAAGATATTGCATCATTTTGAACTGCAAGGAAATCATAGTTAGATTAGACACGTGTCGTctgaaatgtttaaatatctataaataaatattattgaattaaGTGGCACAAGCCACAAATGCCAGCAGGGATGATCTACTGGACATAGCTAAAAGTTAACTTAATGATAATCCCGAGATTTGGATAATTGATAGGGTTTTAagattaaaaacatttttcaaactaCTTATATAATACTTTTTACTAAAgctttaaatgattttaagcCCAATTCTTCTATGTGAGCAGGGCTTATGTCTTGTAATCCCAAATTCCGCGATGCCAGCTCATCTCTATCACTTGAATTCCAGCTCATCTCTGGCTTGGACGTCATCAGGTGTACATTCTCTTGATTCCATTTAACCCGACAGTTGTGTGCGGAATTGAAGCGCCTAGCCTCAATTTATGAAACGATTTGTGGGTCATATATGATGTGCGAACGGGTATTATTACCTATGTGTGTGAATAATGAGCGATACCCAAACGAAACTAAATGCAAACAGCCTTTTTCACAGGGTTAAGTGTGGCTGCGGGAAGGTCAATCAACAATCTCTTTTTCGTACGCACTTCGCTTCCAAAGTCCCATGAATGAAATGGATGGGGGTGTCACTACTTTATCGTGGCAATATTTGTTTATGGGTCCGGTTTTCTTACGGTCTTATCAATGTGTCTGCGATATGCTGGCGATCTTGCACGACCGAGTTCTAAAGCGATCTTCAAACGCGGTCAGTACCTGCTCTACACACGTATCCTTATCTGCACTTGAACTCGGTTCCATAATTTACGATTCTCACGCTCGTTGAGCGACTGAATTTCGGCACTATCTCGGGAACTAAAAATGCCATTGTCATTACCTATAAGTATTTTAATCTTTTTTGCTAGCTATTTACTTATTCTGGTTCAAACTGTCACGAAATGGGTCACAAATTGCAACTAATAGCCACTGCTTGTCCATCAAATGAGGTTTATTAGGGCTCTGGCttgcttattaaatatgattgatttgaaaataataactCAATTTGAGTTTTACCTACAAACGATACCCTAACGAAACGAACGTCTAATTTAAACGCCGAAGCTATGCAGTTTTGAGATAAGAACAAGACATAATTTCCATATATCGATATCGAATATCGTAAACACTTGTTCAACTGTTCACgattggaaattgaaatttttattgaagtTTTAAGCCGTGGAATGTGTGGATTGTAATGGATATGTATTTTCTGTCTGGTCTGAAGTGAACTTTTGCCCACTCATTTTTCTGGATTAATAACTGGTTACCTTAACCCACTCAAGGGTGAGCGGACAGCGAGTGAGAGAATCAAAAATCAGTGAAGTAAACTGCGTTTTTGCGGTaactggttttttttttttggtaacaCGCAATTGTGTGTAATATATCTAAATCTGGTTCTAAAGCGTAAGcaaaccaataaattataaaagcgTATAATTATCGCAATTAACTTCAACTTCAGCTTAACCTTCACCCAATATTCGCGTTTCCTAGCCCTTGATCTTCTTTTTTCGCGTCCGTTGCAAACTCACCTTGTTAGCAACTATTTAATAATTGGGTACTGATTGTTTTTTGCGAGAATTAAGCGATTGCACCTCTTTACCGTTGGAGAACTGCGACGGAACTGTTTCGAGCCCCTGGCATTGCCATCGCAAATCGACTCGCTGAGAGAACATTGGGGCAGATTTGGCGAGAGCGAGAAGACCGCAGAATGGAGAATAGAGAGCGCCACCAGGTGGAGCGGCGGGTATTGCATTTGGCGGTCAGCACGATCGCGTGGGCGAGAGTTCCGCTCTCCGGTTTATCTCGGGCTTACTTCATCGCTCTATCTccctcgttgagtttttatCAACTGCAGATTGAtcatttgatatatttattatccTATTAACTGccttttataattatatccAAATTATAGCTATTAAGTAATTCTTTGAACTTACTAAAAGCGCAGCTGAAACACGCTAACgtgcttttcatttgaataCCTTATCACTGTGGCGTCATAAAATATGTGCCAGGCTCGTGCCTACAATGGAGGTCGTAAATATTGGCATGCTTTCCAGATAGGGAGAAGCAATTTGAAGAACCTACTGCtacaaattctttaaaagtGAGTTGCCATAGGTAATAGCTTCTGATATGCCAATCCATACCATGAAATTGTAGTTACATCACAATTATAGCAGGCCGAgatcgaattttttttaaataaatgacgCATTCAAGTAGGTGAAAATATTCGTGTATTCACATTTGTAAATTGTGCTAATAAAATCATCGTACATACAAAAACTCTTAATTATTGATTCTCTCAATACTAAAGGTTGATAGCCAAGCCCTACTTATAGATATAGAATGTAAGTactaatacatattaatacaTAATAAGAAACTTTCCACTTGGAAGCTGGTTAAAATTATATTGCCTACTGTAATTTTGCACATGTCCGCCTGTTTTTGGGTTTAACCGCCGGTTAGGATCGGTCGAGGATTAAGCTACTTCGATTAACGATTAGTTTTGGTTGCATTGGGTTCGGGTTTCTAGATGAGCTTGTGTCTGCCGAGGGAGGCCGTGTGCATGGGACTGCAGTTCTCGATGAGCATGGTCTGGCCCTCTCCAGTCGGCGATCCTCCacccttgttgttgttgttgtgatgaACCCTCTTCATGGGCCGCTTTCGTTCGATATCCGCACAGGGGTGCAGCTCCACGGTCTGCAGACTTTGGGCTCGTTGCAGCGACAGTCGGAGGGGTTTCTTGGGGGGAGTGGGTCTAGTGGTACGCGTCTCAGTCGCAGGCTTCGATTCGTTTTCGCTATCGAAATCCAGGGATTTTACACTCCTCATATCGCTAGGCAGGCGGGCTCGAAGTGTGTTCGACTCACTTTGTCGGGGCGTGTCACGGCGACGATCCAGTCTGGAATGGCAAAGAAGATCGGGGAGATTAGTCAGGAAAATGAAATCTATCTACCCATGAATTTCTGAAAGTGCGAATAACCTACCCATTGTAATGATTCAGGTGCTCCACACTGCGTGCGTGCGTGCTCATGAGATGGTCGCgatgcagttgttgctgttgctggagAGGATCTCTGGGGCGTTCCCGGTGCTGGCGATCCCGATGGCGCTCCTTCTCACGCCGATGGTGCTGCATATAGGCGGAATCGCTATTAATCGAGATCTTCGAGGCGGACAGCGACTTGGAGGGCATGGAGTACATGTGCGACAGTCGATCTCTCAAATCGATGTGGGTATTCTCCTTAATCAATGTTTTGGTTACATGTCCGGGAGGGGTTTGTGTGGAGGCCATGTCGTCACCCATCAGTTCGATGGGTTTGCCACCCACCAAAGTGGTAATATAGTTGCCGCGCTGGAAGATCAGCGGTTTCTCGGGCGGTGTTGATGGAGGTGATGATATGCTGATGCTAGTCACATGCTGAGATTGATTCGAGGATGTCTGCTGTGgattttgctgttgctgctgctgctgctggtgcgaTGGATGATGCTCCTTGACTGTCTGTAGTTCCCGCACCTGCTCTTCAAGGTACGATATGCGATGCTGCAGCCTCATGTTGTTCTCCTTCTCCTGGTCGAGTTGCTTTTGTGGTATAGGTACGGACTTCTTGCGGAGTACCACCATCTGACACTTGCCAGAGTTTCCTACTTGCTTCTGCAGCTCTTCCTTGGATTTTCCGGTAACCAGTCGCCCGTTGATCTCCAAAATGCGATCGCCCTTGTACAAGCCATCGCCCTCTAAAGCCCATTCTACGTAGAAACCAGGCTGGTCTGTTCTCTGTTGAACTGCCCATCTTCCAGAGGTGGCATGCACGGCGTGCAGACTCAGGGAGACTCCAGAGCTGATGATGTTATAGAGGGTCTGGGCCTCGGGCTTGGACTTTTCCAGACGTGCCTGCAAGGCGCGAGCCTCCTCCACAATCGAGAGCATCTGGAGTTCTTCCCTGCCAAGTGCGTATTCCAATTCGGCTTGACGGATGCGGATGTCTATGTTGCTGTggataaaataaagtaattattaaatatcttcaaactaaatattaaaacattctACTCACTCTGTGATGTCCAGCTTCTCTAGGGCGCTCTTCAGATTCTTGATCTTAATTCGCTTATTCTCCGCCTCCGTCTTCAGTCTGTTTAGTTTTTGCTCAGCCGCCGGCTTCTCAGACTCATCCAGCGGTGGTCCCGTGGGACGTGGCAGTTTGCCCAGACAAAGCTGGATACGCAGATTCTGGATGACAGCCTCCCGATCCTGGAGAGCCGAACGCAGTTCCTTGGATTCGCTGCGCGTCGATCGCGAGGAGAGAGTACCGCCCAGGGAGCCACCCTTGCGCCTTCTTCCGGTTGTGGAACAATGGGTAGAGGTGGTCGTGGTACTGGCAGTCTCCTGGTTCGTCTCTGCAGTCGAGTGCAGACTGTACTTGACGGCACTGCCACAACCCTTCGGATTGAGAATGGTCTGCAACAAAAGAAGGCGAACAAAGAGGTgagttttttaagtttatctTATTAAGCACAGAAGTCAGGGAGTAAAATGAGTCTGTCATAGCTTGATCGTGATaagattattatgattatttatttaaaagattaCAAATCTCTTTGAAACATTATTATATAAGCTGCGTATATAGTGTTAGCAGGGGTTGGAATTATTCCTTGGGTATATCGTACACTCCGCACTCTCGATTGGCGGGCAGCGAGGCATCTAAAAGTTATTAAACTTAGTATGAGACGTAGTACTTAATATATTGAGATTCCCACCTATTTTCTTGGGATATGGTAAATTAAGGTTTTCCATGATTTTGACAAACTCGTCAATATCCTTAGTCAGTCTGGGGTTATAACGCTTCTCCTCCCACACACTGCTTTCCATTTGACCTCTGGAAATGGCCGCCATTAGATATATATCACATAACTTCCCAGATCCCAACTCACTTATAGTCGTGCGCCGGATATATGCGGAAGTTCTCCGGGAGAGTGAAGATCTTGCTGTGCACATTCTCGTAGAGATTACGTGGGCAGCCTTCCTGGAAATCGGTGCGTCCACAGCCTCGGATCAGGAGAGTATCTCCGGTGAAGACACAACCCTGATCCTTGATCACATAGGTCATGCAGCCATTTGTGTGTCCCGGAGTGGCCAGAGCATCAATCACATGGGTGCCGAAATCTATGCGATCTCCCTCCTTCAGGTGGCGATCCGCCTTGGCTCCACTGGCGGCAGCAATCACAGATTGACACCCAGTTAGCTTCCTCAACCAGCCACTGCCCGTTATGTGATCcgcatgcatgtgtgtgttgaCTTGGGGAATGGGGAAATATTGTAGTGCCATGGTGAAATTATTATCCAATCATCTATCCATAGATGGAGATCTCTCTGACTTACTGGCATACTTCAGCTCAAAGCCCAGATCCTTGACCAGCTGGGCATCTCGTTTCGCCTGCTCCAAAACGGGATCAATGATCACGGCCTGCCCATTCTTCAGATCGGCCAGAAGGTAACTATAGGTGCTGCTTTCTCCGTCAAAAAGCTGAATGAAGGCTTGTCACTAGAATATTTCAACGTAGTTCATCCGATTACGTACTTGACGGAAGAAGAAGTCCGGAGAAAAGGGCTGGCGCTCCGGCAGGCTCATGGTTCCGAAAGAGCTCAGGGACCGGATGTTACTGACCAAGGTGGGGGGTTGGTTCGTTGATAGCCGCTTGAGGGCTGACAGCATACTGGATCCAACTATTCTCATTTTGGACTCGTATTTCTATCTGATTGAGGTTCGTATACGCGATAGGTACGCTTCGGGTGTAAATGTTTGCCTCGTGTAGATTTCTATTTACCCCTTAAATGCGATATtcgattattgttgttgcacttTCTTATTCCTAGTTAATCACCATTGAGCTGGCTTATGGCACCTGATAAAGttactaatttaataaattactGATAATTGAGCACTTTTTTTGTTCCGATTACAGTCTTTTGATTATCACAAAATTTACACTTGATCAGAGGTAAAGTAAAGCATATCACTCGCGAaatggtatttgtaaacaaataaaggaGTATTCCGTACAAATTACTTAGTAATAAACAAAGTTTGCAGAAcacagaaaaatgaaaacaacacGGCACATCAGCTGAAGTGTTGAGTTCAACTGTGTTGAATTTGGGTGTGTTGCGGCAAGCTTTTGCAATGAGCTTTTGGGGAACCTGTTGCTTTGACGTAGCAAAAGCTTTCCGTCGCGACTACGTGATTAGCAAAATAAGCGTTTCAATGCCAATATGGCTGTTTATGGCTTATATCTAAACCTTTCAGATGTCATTGGTATGGGGATTACTTTGTAGGTTCACCCTAATTATCATCACATTACTATATCCAATAGTTGCattgcaactttttaattatttttaatttaatcagcGAACTTGGACCTATTTTGGTGTACTGATTGTACGTTTTAAAGGATTTTCCAAATAATTGCTTGAATAGAAAACCCTATGGGGTTgcattttgaaacattttaatattttctttttcttgtgCTTTCAGCCAAAAGCCGTTACAAAGCCGCTTCTCAGCTGCATTTACTTATGAGCTCTTAAAAACTGCAACAACCACCTTCTTATCGCACTTTAGGCTTTCTTGCACCCCTTTGGTAACAACCCTTAGAAGTTGCAGTTGTTGagaacgttttttttttaaattattaaaaagggAAATCATTACAGGCCGGACATTGTCCACTACTCGGGGCGAACGTGAGAAATTCTTTGACCGCCGGATTTCGTTATAAATTTCTTGACTTTTCTCTCagatcataaataaatttgcatatcttACGAGGTGAGTTGCATTCATTAACAGCTCGGGCTGGAAATCTTTTCAGTATTGGCGTTGAGTAATTGGAGTAATTTTGTGGAAGGAATTAATTGACCGTACATGGTTAGGTAAGGAAATCTGTCGAAAGCAGAAGGGTGCGGATTTCATAGGGTCTTTGAATAGGGAAAGAAAAGATATCGATTTCGTTTCGCTCTGCCTGCGATTACTTCACATTCGGTGGGAGCTGTTTGTTCAGCCATTTGGTTATGGCCAATTTGCTGTAACTATTTATAGTTGCTATTACCATTGATAAAACTCCcccgagaaaaaaaaacatgactAAACACCTGATTCGCATCGATGCTGATGTTGATTTGTATTGTAACCCAAACGAAACATATTCGTCACTCACTTTTGCTTTCAATCATTTCGCTGCGAGTGAAAGTCGCATTGTGGTGGCTGACTTCTTTCTACTAATTTGCCAAGCAGCCATCATGTGTGGATCTaaaaaaatctttttatttttgcagtcACAAAGGCTTAGCGAGGAGGTTCAAATGGCCGAATGTTAAAGATTAGTGGGGTCATAAGCAACTCATTTCCATCGTATATTACTATGACTTTCTTCATCGCCcgaaaaaatgtgcaaaagtTAGTCCATATTGCATTATATTCGCTTATAGGAAATTCAACGAACACGTGGAATTCTGCGTGTCTATTGAATTGTAATTTCTCTTTTCTCACACTTACCAATTCCACTCAACTTCCTCCACATATAAAACATACATACGAATATTCCCAGCCTGGCGATGCAATCTTTCACACATAATATCTGCTAAAAGTGTTTAGATACTCGAACTACCAATCGTTTGAATGCAATGGCTGGAGTGACTCTGCATTGTGGGCCGCGTGAAAGTGttgcttaaaaatgcattcaaatggatttgcaattaattgtcGTAATTTGTTTTGAGCTCTTGTTCATATTTTATGCTGTTTTCAACGCTTTattaatatgcatttatttgtgGATTTAATGAAATTGCGGCTGTACACTGTACAAACTCAAACTACTAGTTATAATAAGTATTAAAGTGGATTTAATAAATAGTAATCAATTAATAATCGCCTTTAGCTTCAGAGTCTAAAAATAAGTAACAAATCTTCGGCTTAAGTTATTCGCTTCTTTTTTATCTGGAATTCGCCTGCTTGTATCTGCGATTTATGTTTGCCCATTTGCGAATTTCGTTTTCGACAACTTTCTAGCGTGTAGCGATGCAAAGTATCTGGGCTGAGTGCTGCAGCTTTTGGCTAATGCCCGATGCTTGTTGGCCTGTGCGTGTCAATATCTAGTTAGCGTAGATAGCATTCGCGCACTTACATAATCGAATCAGACAAAGGGAGGGCGGGGCAGGCGGTTCGCAGCCAATGGATGTTGCATTAATTATGTTAGGTCTTATACAATATGTCTATGGGTGCATAGGTCTATGCTCCTCTTTTTATGTTTGCAATCGAGGGAACTTACCATGGAGGCGGACTTCTGTTTGGCGAAGGCGCGATGATGCGCGGAAATCGGTTCACTAACCACACTTCCAGTGTCCATGATGCAAAAGCCTCTTGGTCTTCGTTTACAGCTCTGAAATGGAGTAAAAGATACACAGACTTTAAGATGCAACCTCGATTTGAAGTGATATATGTTTTAAGGTGAACTTTAAACCCATCGCCAGCAGATGGACAGCCCCACAATTCAGTCCTAGACTTCAGCGCACTTCAAAGTCAGTTTAATTTCGCGTTCCGCTTGGCAAGGTAAAAACAATTGGGTTGCAATTTTCGGTTCGTCGGTTTTAACAACGTTACATTCCCGATTCGCTGAAGAGGCCTTAATAAGCCGATGGCACCCAGAACCTCCTTCCAGTTCCCATTTCATCAGTCATATGGCGGCAAAAGAAATGCGGCTCACATGCAAATGAGATggtcacaaaaaaaagaaaaggggtAAGAAAAACAACGCACTTTCGGTTGTTTAGGAGACCAACAAAGAAATGCATTCGATATGCAGATCTGCACAGCCGCAAGATACACACTCGCGATTGCGATTGTATCTGGCGGATGAGGTTGCATAGATCACATTACTTAATGTGCCGGCAAAGGCAACGGAGACTGCTCATTTCCCTCTTTTCTGGCTTTTCacttgtttgccttttttgtcTTTGTCGGCACTCGAAGACAAAGCACTTCATTCATACTGTAATTGTCATAGATACTTGTGACATACAAAATGTATCTCACAGGGCTAAGGGCCCAAACTCATACCGTTAGCTTGCTTTTTTATTGAGCGCTAAAAGAGAACAAGTTCTATGGAAAATCAGTTCCCAGTGGTTAGTTACAGATTTTCCATCCATTACAAATGAACTGCTAAGATTAAAGGCAAACTTTCGATGAGAACTCCATGAGCATATGAAAAAGCAATGATTGTTAATATATGTTTACACAAACATCTTCTTTTAACTTAAGGTCTAATACTTGTTAATACTTTAGCAGTACACGCCATTAGAAATTAATGTAATGGCCAAAGAACAGCTTCCTCTGTTCGAAGTCCATATCTCCAGCATCTGTTTGACATCGTACTGCTTAGCTCTGGGCTAGGGCTTGCGCCTTTTGCCTTTGAGATTAGCCAACGAAGTCATTAGTCTTTGAGAATAATTATCATGCTGTTTCTGCCGCGAGCAGAGTTCTACAAAACTTAGCTAAGAACTTCATCTACATCCCGCCTGGCCCCATCTTTTGGGGCCTATCTCTCGACTTGCGTGTTGGAGCAGGAAATAGGTAAAAGGCCGAGGGGGAACCTATGTTTTGGGTTAGCTTACCTTGCCCAATGTGGGCCTACCATTAATCTAATTTCGCTTTAATGCTTAATTGTGAAACGAAGAAGGGGGAAGACCTGCTTAGGGAGCTTTGAATGAGAACTCCGACGAGTACTCGCACATTAGCGACTGGATTTGAATCTATCTTTTCTGGCTGATTGTACTTTGCTAGAACGCTTTGCTAATGAGCTGAAATTATGGGGAACTAGGGAAAAGAATCTGTCAGGAATCTACAAAGTATCTGCCATCCGCCAAATTGCACCAGTGTCAGTTACAATTCTCAATTGGCTGTGGGAAAAGTCTGTCAACCGTGAAGATCGTTCAACTATACCCTCTTCAGCATACTAAACATATACACATGAGACCCAGCTTATATGCATGTAATTATTATTCTTCAATTTGCGTGCCCAGCTCAGAAGGGTTCCTCGTGTCTGTCTTCATATTTAATAGGAACGAGAGCAAGTGCAGCGAGACCCAAAGACCCTGGCTTCTTGCTCAGGTGCTTCCCAGGCCCGGGGCTTCAGCATGTGGGCGCTGAAACCGCTGAGGCGCAACCAGACCAAGAACAAGTACTTGTACTCCGTAATCAAGTTATTAGGGAGGGTTACGTGAGGGGGCCGCATGGGTTGGAAACctatataattaaacaaatttcgaGTCAGCTACAGCAAGTGATCTAAATTTATAGTTGAAGCTAATTAAATATAGCTTTAAGCACCAGGGGGAATGCTTAAGCCAAGTTACACAAATGTTTAGTATTCATTTTGTGAGCTGACTTCAAACCACTTTGAAAGAccatacatatacacaatAGTAGTTTCATAATAATTTGCGGTTTGACCAAATATCTTTGAGCAAATAAAGCACTTTTAGATCCCACACATCTTGCCTCCTCACGCTACCATCTCTATTAGCCAAAGCACAGAGTTAAACCCTGTAATCATTTCCATTTGGACTTCATTTATGTTGTGTGCGTTTCCGGCGTTTCTGCCA
This window contains:
- the LOC6733997 gene encoding extracellular superoxide dismutase [Cu-Zn] isoform X3, with the translated sequence MMQYLVVSLALCATICSAAQTRNMPIQAIAYLIGPVQSDNTQVKGNVTFTQNDCGQNVHVRVQLEGLKEGKHGFHIHEKGDLTNGCLSMGAHYNPDKVDHGGPDHEVRHVGDLGNLEANSTGIIDITYTDQVITLTGKLGIIGRGVVLHELEDDLGLGNHTDSKKTGNAGGRIACGVIGINGPSVPAPAPAPSTPRHQPLYYVPHGEPQDHVVYPLQRYPSPYPYPYPYPQPYPYPYPLSHQLYL
- the LOC6733997 gene encoding extracellular superoxide dismutase [Cu-Zn] isoform X2; protein product: MISLQFKMMQYLVVSLALCATICSAAQTRNMPIQAIAYLIGPVQSDNTQVKGNVTFTQNDCGQNVHVRVQLEGLKEGKHGFHIHEKGDLTNGCLSMGAHYNPDKVDHGGPDHEVRHVGDLGNLEANSTGIIDITYTDQVITLTGKLGIIGRGVVLHELEDDLGLGNHTDSKKTGNAGGRIACGVIGINGPSVPAPAPAPSTPRHQPLYYVPHGEPQDHVVYPLQRYPSPYPYPYPYPQPYPYPYPLSHQLYL
- the LOC6733997 gene encoding extracellular superoxide dismutase [Cu-Zn] isoform X1 gives rise to the protein MMQYLVVSLALCATICSAAQTRNMPIQAIAYLIGPVQSDNTQVKGNVTFTQNDCGQNVHVRVQLEGLKEGKHGFHIHEKGDLTNGCLSMGAHYNPDKVDHGGPDHEVRHVGDLGNLEANSTGIIDITYTDQVITLTGKLGIIGRGVVLHELEDDLGLGNHTDSKKTGNAGGRIACGVIGINSDVDEWPCRDGGAGALRYSFSILTVIVAFIMARSLD
- the LOC6733998 gene encoding uncharacterized protein LOC6733998 — protein: MDTGSVVSEPISAHHRAFAKQKSASMTILNPKGCGSAVKYSLHSTAETNQETASTTTTSTHCSTTGRRRKGGSLGGTLSSRSTRSESKELRSALQDREAVIQNLRIQLCLGKLPRPTGPPLDESEKPAAEQKLNRLKTEAENKRIKIKNLKSALEKLDITDNIDIRIRQAELEYALGREELQMLSIVEEARALQARLEKSKPEAQTLYNIISSGVSLSLHAVHATSGRWAVQQRTDQPGFYVEWALEGDGLYKGDRILEINGRLVTGKSKEELQKQVGNSGKCQMVVLRKKSVPIPQKQLDQEKENNMRLQHRISYLEEQVRELQTVKEHHPSHQQQQQQQQNPQQTSSNQSQHVTSISISSPPSTPPEKPLIFQRGNYITTLVGGKPIELMGDDMASTQTPPGHVTKTLIKENTHIDLRDRLSHMYSMPSKSLSASKISINSDSAYMQHHRREKERHRDRQHRERPRDPLQQQQQLHRDHLMSTHARSVEHLNHYNGLDRRRDTPRQSESNTLRARLPSDMRSVKSLDFDSENESKPATETRTTRPTPPKKPLRLSLQRAQSLQTVELHPCADIERKRPMKRVHHNNNNKGGGSPTGEGQTMLIENCSPMHTASLGRHKLI
- the LOC27208216 gene encoding persulfide dioxygenase ETHE1, mitochondrial, which translates into the protein MRIVGSSMLSALKRLSTNQPPTLVSNIRSLSSFGTMSLPERQPFSPDFFFRQLFDGESSTYSYLLADLKNGQAVIIDPVLEQAKRDAQLVKDLGFELKYAINTHMHADHITGSGWLRKLTGCQSVIAAASGAKADRHLKEGDRIDFGTHVIDALATPGHTNGCMTYVIKDQGCVFTGDTLLIRGCGRTDFQEGCPRNLYENVHSKIFTLPENFRIYPAHDYKGQMESSVWEEKRYNPRLTKDIDEFVKIMENLNLPYPKKIDASLPANRECGVYDIPKE